The following proteins come from a genomic window of Finegoldia magna ATCC 29328:
- a CDS encoding polyphosphate kinase 2 family protein: protein MDIKKYRVKPNKNVDLEKFSTKKDDSYSKKEVKEEILPQNLEKMFEFQEKLYAENKKGILVVLQAMDAAGKDSLVKKVFTALNPAGCKVTSFKQPSTEELDHDYLWRITKATPAYGEVGIFNRSHYEDVLVTRVHNLVNKKNDDDFWDKRFEDINAFEKYLDNNGIKVVKFFLHVSKDEQKERLLDRINLEEKHWKFAASDILERENWDDYHRAYEDMLEHTSTDYAPWYVVPADNKWYTRLVVSEVMLDLFKQLDPHTPKLSEKEESQLEKWKKVLMEQDEKNENL from the coding sequence ATGGATATTAAGAAATACAGGGTAAAACCTAACAAAAATGTTGATTTGGAAAAATTCAGCACGAAAAAAGACGATTCTTATTCCAAAAAAGAAGTTAAGGAAGAAATTCTGCCACAAAATTTGGAAAAGATGTTTGAATTTCAAGAAAAATTATACGCTGAAAACAAAAAAGGAATTTTAGTTGTGCTTCAAGCGATGGATGCTGCTGGCAAGGACAGTTTGGTGAAGAAAGTGTTTACGGCACTTAACCCTGCGGGCTGCAAGGTTACAAGCTTCAAGCAACCTTCAACTGAAGAATTGGATCACGATTATTTGTGGAGAATTACAAAGGCTACTCCAGCGTATGGAGAGGTTGGGATTTTCAACAGATCGCACTACGAGGATGTTCTTGTAACCAGGGTTCACAATTTGGTTAATAAGAAAAACGACGATGATTTTTGGGATAAAAGATTCGAAGATATCAACGCGTTTGAAAAATATTTGGACAATAATGGTATCAAGGTTGTGAAGTTTTTCTTGCATGTTTCCAAGGACGAACAAAAAGAGAGACTTTTGGACAGGATTAATTTGGAAGAAAAACATTGGAAGTTCGCAGCAAGTGACATCTTGGAAAGAGAAAACTGGGATGATTATCACAGGGCATACGAGGATATGTTGGAGCATACTTCGACAGATTATGCGCCATGGTATGTGGTTCCTGCAGATAACAAATGGTACACTAGATTGGTTGTGAGCGAGGTTATGTTGGATTTGTTCAAACAATTGGATCCACACACGCCGAAACTTTCCGAGAAGGAAGAATCGCAACTTGAAAAATGGAAGAAAGTTTTGATGGAACAAGACGAGAAAAACGAGAATTTATAG
- a CDS encoding PTS sugar transporter subunit IIA → MSDLIKKELIRIEDHANDWKDAIRIAAKSLLENDYINEQYVEDMIKSVEAAGPYIVLAPNIAVPHARPNGNVNKMAIGLTKLNEPVNFRNEEEDEDNWVRILFCLAAVDSSSHIVALQQLAVLLDSDEITDELINAKSEDEMLDIINKKLEERNDD, encoded by the coding sequence TTGAGCGATTTAATAAAAAAAGAATTGATAAGAATTGAAGATCATGCAAATGATTGGAAGGATGCAATAAGAATTGCAGCAAAAAGTTTGTTGGAGAATGATTACATTAACGAACAATATGTAGAAGACATGATAAAAAGCGTTGAGGCTGCGGGCCCTTACATTGTGCTTGCGCCGAACATTGCAGTTCCTCACGCACGTCCAAACGGTAATGTAAACAAAATGGCGATTGGTTTGACCAAACTCAACGAGCCTGTGAATTTTAGAAACGAAGAAGAAGACGAGGACAACTGGGTAAGAATTTTATTCTGCTTGGCAGCTGTGGATTCTTCATCACACATTGTGGCACTTCAACAATTGGCAGTGCTTTTGGATTCAGATGAAATTACAGATGAGCTTATAAACGCAAAATCTGAAGACGAAATGTTGGATATTATTAACAAAAAATTAGAGGAGAGAAATGATGATTAA
- a CDS encoding LLM class flavin-dependent oxidoreductase translates to MKISILNLIPRFVDETTKQSIDRGLELAKWADGQKFERYWVAEHHNSKSISCSATDLIIGYILENTQRIKVGAGGVMLPNHTPFQVAERYGTLETLYPKRVDLGIGRAPGTDIDTAKLIYRDTYKEDNFKEAIRTLLSYFEEEAENFKVRPYPGVGTHVPVYILGSSMTSAHIAAQLGLPYSFAGHFSPNTVEVALKIYREEFTPSKYLDKPYVMLGVSANAAYEKDAAEHIKQQAISIFLQIQNRNNRDAFLKADPNNSPELTSIEKFMIRTARGLRIEGDVNSVKDQFMEIKQKYNPDEIIAASYIPDFKLLKENYEIIQDLALNE, encoded by the coding sequence ATGAAAATATCAATATTAAATTTAATACCAAGATTTGTAGATGAAACAACAAAACAATCAATCGATCGTGGATTGGAACTTGCAAAATGGGCTGACGGACAAAAATTCGAAAGATATTGGGTTGCAGAACACCACAACTCCAAATCAATCTCATGCTCAGCAACAGATTTGATTATCGGATATATTTTAGAAAACACTCAAAGAATAAAAGTCGGAGCAGGCGGTGTAATGCTACCTAACCACACACCATTTCAAGTAGCAGAAAGATACGGAACGCTCGAAACATTGTATCCCAAAAGAGTTGATTTGGGAATCGGAAGAGCGCCAGGAACAGACATCGACACAGCGAAATTAATCTACAGAGACACTTATAAGGAAGATAACTTCAAAGAAGCCATCAGAACACTTTTAAGCTATTTTGAAGAGGAAGCGGAAAATTTCAAAGTGCGCCCATACCCTGGAGTTGGCACACACGTTCCAGTGTATATTTTGGGAAGCTCCATGACATCTGCACACATCGCAGCACAATTGGGACTACCATACTCATTCGCAGGACATTTTTCGCCAAACACAGTCGAAGTCGCACTCAAAATCTACCGCGAAGAATTCACACCATCAAAATACTTGGACAAACCATACGTCATGCTTGGAGTATCTGCCAACGCAGCTTACGAGAAAGACGCCGCAGAACACATCAAACAACAAGCAATCTCCATATTCTTGCAAATCCAAAACAGAAACAATAGAGATGCATTCTTAAAAGCTGACCCTAATAACAGCCCCGAACTCACATCAATCGAAAAATTCATGATAAGAACAGCAAGAGGCCTTCGAATAGAAGGAGACGTGAATTCCGTAAAGGACCAATTCATGGAAATAAAACAAAAATACAATCCAGACGAAATCATCGCCGCATCCTACATTCCAGATTTCAAATTATTAAAAGAAAACTACGAAATCATACAAGATTTGGCGTTGAACGAGTAG
- a CDS encoding PTS sugar transporter subunit IIB, with the protein MINIVTVCGNGIGSSLLLKMKVEAICKEMGIEANVESCDSNAAVGKGADLFVTVKEFKSIFSDDQKVAIVKSYTNRKKIEEDLVPVLEEFK; encoded by the coding sequence ATGATTAATATTGTTACTGTATGTGGTAATGGAATTGGAAGTAGTCTTCTTTTGAAAATGAAGGTGGAAGCTATTTGCAAGGAAATGGGAATTGAAGCGAACGTTGAATCTTGTGATTCTAACGCAGCTGTAGGAAAGGGCGCTGACCTTTTCGTAACTGTTAAGGAATTTAAATCAATTTTTTCAGATGATCAAAAAGTAGCGATTGTAAAAAGCTACACTAACAGAAAGAAAATCGAAGAAGATTTGGTTCCAGTATTAGAAGAATTCAAATAA
- a CDS encoding PTS ascorbate transporter subunit IIC, giving the protein MGFLNVIKDILSEPAFLMGLIAMVGLIALRKPAHKVMTGTLGPILGYLMLAAGANVIVTNLDPLSQMIQHGFNITGVVPNNEAITSVAQKVLGVETMSILLVGLIFNLIIARFTRYKYIFLTGHHSFFMACLLSATLGAIGFKGVALVVAGGFILGAWSSISPAIGQKYTLKATDGDEIAMGHFGSLGYYLSAFIGSLVGKDSKSTEDIEIPEKWSFLRNTTISTALTMIVFYLIASIKAGPDFVGKMANGQNPYLFAIISALNFSVGVAVVYAGVRMILADLIPAFEGIATKLIPNSVPAVDCAVFFPYAPTAVILGFACSFVGGLIGMFILGAVGGVLIIPGLVPHFFCGATAGIYGNATGGRRGAMVGSFINGLFLAFLPAFLLPVLGQLGFNNTTFGDFDFGVLGILLGKIGNAMGSVGVYIIIAILAVVLIAPSIITKKNTAINNEE; this is encoded by the coding sequence ATGGGATTTTTAAACGTAATAAAGGATATTTTATCTGAACCTGCGTTTTTGATGGGTCTTATCGCGATGGTAGGTCTTATCGCACTTAGAAAACCAGCTCACAAGGTAATGACTGGTACATTAGGTCCAATTTTAGGATATTTAATGTTGGCTGCAGGTGCAAATGTTATCGTAACTAACTTGGATCCATTGAGTCAAATGATTCAACACGGATTCAACATTACTGGTGTTGTTCCTAATAACGAAGCTATCACATCTGTTGCGCAAAAAGTTTTGGGCGTAGAAACAATGTCAATTTTGTTAGTAGGACTTATTTTTAACTTAATAATAGCAAGATTTACTAGATACAAATATATTTTCTTAACTGGTCACCACAGTTTCTTCATGGCATGTCTATTGTCAGCAACTTTAGGTGCAATCGGATTTAAAGGCGTTGCATTGGTAGTAGCAGGTGGATTTATCTTGGGAGCTTGGAGTTCTATCTCTCCAGCAATCGGACAAAAATACACATTGAAAGCTACAGACGGTGACGAAATCGCAATGGGTCATTTTGGTTCATTGGGATATTATTTGTCAGCGTTTATCGGTTCATTAGTTGGAAAAGATTCCAAATCAACTGAAGACATCGAAATTCCAGAAAAATGGAGTTTCTTGAGAAACACAACAATTTCAACAGCGTTGACAATGATTGTGTTCTATTTGATCGCAAGCATCAAAGCTGGTCCAGATTTTGTTGGCAAAATGGCTAACGGTCAAAACCCATACTTGTTCGCAATTATTTCTGCGTTGAACTTCTCAGTTGGTGTAGCAGTAGTATATGCCGGCGTTAGAATGATTTTGGCAGATTTAATTCCTGCATTCGAAGGTATCGCTACGAAATTAATTCCAAATTCTGTTCCTGCAGTTGACTGTGCAGTATTTTTCCCATACGCACCAACAGCAGTTATTTTGGGATTTGCATGTAGTTTTGTGGGCGGATTAATCGGTATGTTTATTTTGGGAGCTGTCGGTGGAGTATTGATTATCCCTGGACTTGTTCCTCACTTCTTCTGTGGTGCAACTGCTGGTATTTACGGTAATGCAACTGGTGGTAGAAGAGGAGCAATGGTTGGTTCATTCATCAACGGATTATTCTTAGCATTCCTACCAGCATTCTTGCTTCCAGTTTTGGGACAATTAGGATTCAACAATACAACATTCGGAGATTTTGACTTCGGAGTTTTGGGAATTTTATTAGGAAAAATCGGAAACGCTATGGGTAGTGTCGGAGTTTATATTATTATCGCTATTTTGGCAGTAGTTTTAATCGCTCCTTCAATTATCACTAAGAAAAACACAGCAATCAACAACGAAGAATAA
- a CDS encoding flippase: protein MAKQKSLKLNAMLNLIKVGLSVVYPLITFPYATRILQVANMGKVSYGDSIIKIFMLIASLGITNYAVREGSKYRENRTKLNQFSREVFSINLLSTLISYICLLIFCVVSVKMHDYATLVFIQSLSIIFATLGVEWVNAIHEDYLYITIRSIIIQTLGVILLFFVVKTQEDYLRYAGLTVFVNGLVCVSNMLHVRRYVSLKPTFKLNLKRHLKPIMLFFSNSIAVLVYVSADMTMLGWISGDIYTGLYAVSVKVYSVVKQMLGAIYMVTIPRLSKAATLDDKTEFRHLLTEISSFLLLLMIPMCTGLGVLSKNIVYILSGEKFIAATLSLQILAVSVFFAITGGVITTCMNVPLGKEALNLKATTISAFVNVGLNLIFIPLWQQNGAAVTTAISELVVVLVCLFEFKEAKFYFEMDKLFYTMKYAVAGALWILLTKFVVTKFITHYTINLLVVFLISILGYTLILFFGKNEVFIETLKKTPLKKLVK, encoded by the coding sequence TTGGCAAAGCAAAAATCACTAAAATTAAACGCAATGCTTAATTTAATCAAAGTTGGGCTGAGCGTTGTCTACCCGTTGATAACTTTTCCTTACGCTACGAGAATTTTGCAAGTAGCAAACATGGGAAAGGTAAGTTACGGAGATTCAATTATTAAAATATTTATGCTGATTGCATCGCTTGGAATTACCAATTACGCAGTCAGAGAGGGTTCCAAATACAGAGAAAACAGAACGAAACTCAACCAATTTTCGAGGGAAGTTTTCTCCATCAACTTGTTATCGACGTTGATTTCTTACATTTGTTTATTGATATTCTGTGTAGTTTCTGTGAAAATGCACGACTATGCAACTCTTGTTTTCATTCAAAGTTTGAGCATAATATTTGCGACACTTGGAGTTGAATGGGTCAATGCAATCCACGAGGATTATTTGTACATTACAATCAGAAGTATCATAATTCAAACGTTGGGTGTAATTTTATTATTTTTCGTAGTAAAAACACAAGAAGATTACTTAAGATACGCAGGACTTACGGTTTTCGTAAATGGTTTGGTGTGCGTTTCGAATATGCTACATGTGAGAAGATACGTAAGTTTGAAACCGACATTCAAATTAAATTTGAAAAGGCATTTGAAGCCTATTATGCTATTCTTCTCAAATAGTATCGCAGTTTTGGTGTATGTCAGCGCGGACATGACAATGCTTGGCTGGATTTCTGGAGATATTTACACGGGACTTTATGCAGTAAGCGTTAAGGTGTATTCCGTTGTAAAACAAATGCTCGGTGCAATTTACATGGTTACAATTCCTAGACTATCCAAGGCAGCGACATTAGATGACAAGACAGAATTTAGACATTTGTTGACAGAAATTTCAAGCTTTTTGCTATTATTAATGATACCAATGTGTACAGGACTTGGAGTATTATCCAAAAATATCGTCTACATCCTGTCCGGAGAAAAATTTATTGCAGCCACACTTTCGTTGCAAATTCTAGCAGTGTCAGTATTTTTCGCAATAACTGGTGGTGTAATCACAACTTGCATGAACGTTCCATTGGGAAAAGAAGCGCTGAACTTGAAAGCTACGACGATATCGGCGTTTGTAAATGTGGGATTAAATCTAATTTTCATACCACTTTGGCAACAAAATGGTGCAGCAGTGACAACGGCGATTTCAGAGTTAGTAGTAGTTCTTGTGTGCTTATTTGAATTTAAAGAAGCGAAATTCTACTTTGAAATGGACAAATTATTCTATACGATGAAATACGCAGTGGCAGGTGCTTTGTGGATACTTTTGACAAAATTTGTGGTCACAAAATTTATCACACATTACACAATAAACTTACTTGTAGTATTCTTGATAAGTATTCTAGGCTACACATTGATCTTGTTCTTCGGAAAAAATGAAGTATTTATCGAGACATTAAAGAAAACACCACTTAAAAAATTAGTAAAATAA
- a CDS encoding beta-carotene 15,15'-monooxygenase, whose amino-acid sequence MSDDRDYKGFENDDSEYTKDGNYFNEKEEVKGSYSEDKDSYSDRNSNYFESSQEENYSNKKEDHYEKTDDSFFFEGQDDEEEHIEDYTQRQSLGYAGFCQKVFSLLHGLIENFNKKGAFVILFLLYGVFTFVASMVQYKLHPETAQQLQQITKSGLSVTTFTIIISAVSVLFYFVVCRIIFHFTKKDMSPVPNPVERDTRLGVYVAVEALINILLMALPTTVLPSIVGMIVGVVLYSSVFYDRISDERMLAVGVKSAIVSIVAGLVFGLIIAVGAIAVVVSVMK is encoded by the coding sequence ATGTCAGACGATAGAGATTACAAAGGCTTTGAAAATGACGACAGTGAATACACAAAAGACGGCAATTATTTTAACGAAAAAGAAGAAGTAAAAGGAAGTTACAGCGAAGATAAGGACAGTTATTCCGACAGAAATAGCAATTATTTCGAATCTTCACAAGAAGAAAATTATTCTAATAAGAAAGAAGATCATTACGAAAAAACAGACGACAGTTTTTTCTTTGAGGGTCAAGACGATGAAGAAGAACACATTGAAGACTACACTCAAAGACAAAGTTTGGGTTATGCTGGTTTTTGCCAAAAAGTTTTCTCGTTGCTTCACGGACTTATTGAAAATTTCAATAAGAAGGGTGCATTCGTAATTTTGTTCTTGTTGTATGGAGTATTCACATTTGTGGCATCAATGGTGCAATACAAGCTTCACCCAGAAACTGCACAACAATTGCAACAAATCACAAAATCTGGATTGAGTGTGACAACTTTCACCATAATAATTTCGGCTGTGTCAGTTCTTTTCTATTTTGTAGTGTGCAGAATTATATTCCACTTCACTAAAAAAGACATGTCACCAGTTCCAAATCCTGTTGAAAGGGATACGAGACTTGGAGTGTATGTAGCAGTTGAAGCGTTGATTAACATTTTGTTGATGGCACTTCCAACAACAGTCCTTCCTTCAATTGTAGGTATGATAGTTGGAGTTGTGCTTTACTCATCAGTATTCTACGACAGAATTTCTGATGAAAGAATGCTTGCAGTTGGTGTGAAATCAGCAATCGTAAGCATTGTCGCAGGTCTTGTATTTGGACTTATCATAGCAGTCGGTGCAATAGCAGTCGTAGTATCTGTTATGAAATAA
- a CDS encoding double-cubane-cluster-containing anaerobic reductase, with amino-acid sequence MVDLKKELPEVFNDFADSRKNAFLKVKEIKDKNIPIIGIFCTFFPQELAVAAGATCVSLCATSDETIQDAERDLPKNLCPLIKSSYGFALTDKCPFFYFSDLVVGETTCDGKKKMYEYLGEFKPVHVMELPNKNTEQGLILWKEEIRKMIKTIEDLFGVEITEEKLKHAIDVKNAERSAVKDFYSIMKADDLPITGGELWHVLNGVQFDFDKESIPQMLEELKAKVMSEHKHISGKPRILITGCPIGGATEKVIEAVENNGAVVVSYENCGGAKAIDENVDVDNPDMIDAIARKYMNIGCACVSPNENRLKLLNKLIDEYKVDGVIDMHLQACTPYQVEGLSIKRFCNDKKNVPYIAVETDYSKSDIGQLNTRIGAFIEML; translated from the coding sequence ATGGTAGATTTAAAGAAAGAATTACCAGAGGTTTTTAACGATTTTGCAGATAGTCGTAAAAATGCTTTTTTGAAGGTAAAAGAAATAAAGGATAAGAATATTCCTATTATAGGGATTTTTTGTACGTTTTTTCCACAAGAGTTAGCTGTTGCAGCTGGAGCTACTTGTGTTAGTTTGTGTGCTACAAGTGATGAAACTATTCAAGATGCTGAGAGGGATTTGCCTAAAAACTTATGCCCACTCATCAAATCTTCTTATGGTTTTGCGTTGACTGACAAGTGTCCATTTTTCTATTTTTCTGATTTGGTTGTTGGAGAAACTACTTGCGATGGCAAGAAGAAGATGTACGAATATTTGGGAGAATTCAAGCCAGTTCATGTTATGGAGCTTCCAAATAAGAACACTGAACAAGGTCTTATTTTGTGGAAGGAAGAAATCAGAAAGATGATTAAAACTATCGAAGATTTATTCGGTGTTGAAATCACTGAAGAAAAGTTGAAACATGCAATTGATGTAAAAAACGCGGAGAGATCTGCTGTAAAAGATTTCTATTCTATAATGAAGGCTGATGATTTGCCAATCACAGGTGGAGAATTGTGGCATGTTTTAAATGGTGTGCAATTTGATTTCGACAAGGAAAGTATTCCACAAATGCTTGAAGAATTAAAAGCGAAGGTTATGTCGGAACACAAGCACATTAGTGGCAAGCCAAGAATTTTGATTACTGGTTGTCCTATCGGCGGTGCGACAGAAAAAGTTATCGAAGCTGTCGAAAACAATGGCGCAGTTGTGGTTAGTTACGAAAACTGTGGTGGTGCTAAGGCTATTGATGAAAATGTCGATGTAGACAATCCGGATATGATTGATGCTATTGCTAGAAAATACATGAACATTGGTTGCGCTTGTGTGAGTCCAAACGAAAACAGACTGAAATTGTTGAACAAATTAATCGATGAATATAAGGTTGACGGAGTTATTGACATGCATTTGCAAGCTTGCACTCCATACCAAGTTGAAGGTTTGTCAATTAAGAGATTCTGCAACGATAAGAAAAATGTTCCATACATTGCTGTGGAAACTGATTATTCAAAATCGGATATCGGACAATTAAATACAAGAATTGGAGCTTTTATTGAAATGTTATAA
- a CDS encoding UDP-N-acetylmuramoyl-L-alanyl-D-glutamate--2,6-diaminopimelate ligase, which produces MNLTDILDKIDYIDYTKNNDDEITNVTNDSRKIEKGGVFVAISGMEFDGHRFIDKAIANGTNTIVVTEDVSQNEGINYIKVKDARIALAQISNVVCDFPSKKLRVIGVTGTNGKTTTASMISHILEHLNSPCTNIGTNGTFIAKEKYETPNTTPEICEINKILKLSVEKKIDNAVVECSSHGLYLHRLDGIDFDVAVFNNLSMEHMDFHKNMENYFDAKMILFENAKKKIANVDDEYGRKAKARFEDAYTFSLENESDFKAENVELIDGKMHFEIKNVKFVLNRFALFDVYNAVAAIVAVNLLGYELKDIAKSLESFTGVEARFEFVKNDMGINIVIDFAHTPKAFENIYKSVPNDKRKIAVYGMSGDRTREIRHEVGKISAENNVFSVVTTDDPKFDTYENIADDIVSGIEEENGEYVRIKDRKSAIKHAIEMANDGDFVLLLGKGQENFIKLKGNEKTPYSEKETVNEVLDELKNK; this is translated from the coding sequence ATGAATTTGACTGATATATTAGATAAAATTGATTATATAGATTACACGAAAAACAACGACGACGAGATTACAAATGTGACGAATGATTCACGAAAAATCGAAAAAGGCGGCGTGTTTGTGGCGATTTCTGGCATGGAATTTGATGGACACCGATTCATTGACAAGGCGATTGCAAACGGCACAAATACAATTGTGGTTACTGAAGATGTGTCACAAAATGAAGGCATAAACTACATTAAAGTAAAAGATGCAAGGATTGCTCTTGCACAAATTTCAAATGTGGTGTGTGATTTTCCATCTAAGAAACTTCGTGTGATTGGAGTCACTGGGACAAATGGCAAAACGACGACAGCTTCCATGATTAGTCACATATTGGAACATTTGAACTCACCATGCACAAACATTGGTACGAATGGAACTTTTATAGCGAAAGAAAAATACGAAACGCCAAACACCACTCCCGAAATTTGCGAAATAAACAAGATTTTGAAGCTTTCTGTGGAGAAAAAAATCGACAACGCTGTTGTGGAATGTTCCAGTCACGGATTGTATTTGCACAGACTAGACGGGATTGATTTCGATGTGGCAGTGTTTAACAATTTATCGATGGAGCACATGGATTTTCACAAAAATATGGAGAATTATTTCGATGCAAAGATGATTTTGTTTGAAAATGCCAAGAAAAAAATCGCAAATGTCGATGATGAATATGGAAGAAAAGCGAAGGCGAGATTTGAAGACGCATACACATTCTCACTGGAAAACGAATCAGATTTCAAGGCGGAAAATGTAGAATTAATTGATGGCAAGATGCATTTTGAAATCAAAAACGTGAAATTTGTACTCAACAGATTTGCGCTGTTTGATGTTTACAATGCAGTGGCTGCGATTGTTGCGGTGAACTTATTGGGATATGAACTCAAAGATATCGCCAAATCGCTGGAAAGTTTTACAGGAGTTGAGGCACGATTCGAATTCGTGAAAAATGACATGGGAATAAATATTGTCATCGATTTTGCACACACTCCAAAAGCATTCGAAAATATCTACAAATCTGTTCCAAACGACAAACGAAAAATCGCAGTTTATGGAATGAGTGGCGACAGAACTCGTGAAATCAGACACGAGGTTGGAAAGATTTCAGCTGAAAACAACGTGTTCTCGGTTGTCACAACAGACGATCCAAAATTCGACACATACGAAAACATCGCCGATGATATAGTAAGTGGGATTGAAGAAGAAAACGGCGAATATGTCAGGATAAAAGACAGGAAATCTGCAATCAAACATGCGATAGAAATGGCAAATGATGGAGATTTTGTCTTACTTTTGGGAAAAGGACAAGAAAACTTCATCAAGCTCAAAGGAAACGAAAAGACACCTTATTCTGAAAAAGAAACAGTCAACGAAGTGTTGGATGAATTGAAGAATAAATAG
- a CDS encoding AEC family transporter, translating to MVFIFLVTLQQILIMFVFMAMGYIFAKTGFFSRETIKEMTGFVMYVVGSSVIINAFNRPVTPVLLNNFAMTAFAAVVLMGSSILISHFLFKFDRFSKNENISTYKFASVYSNCGFMGIPLIEALLGADGTFFAIPYLAVFNILLWSHGIGLYEMTGNGKIQWNKVVKNPCIISSVLGFVLFFFGVIYKMPNVVTKPVYYLASMNTPLSMIIIGANFVSITEPFHKDKMAWEVSFIRNILFPLIYIAILFVIPMNTDAKIATLAMASAPIAGVSVLFCLMFNKSTDFPSRALCLSTIFSVVTLPVIILIGSLIL from the coding sequence GTGGTTTTTATTTTTTTAGTTACGTTGCAGCAGATTTTGATTATGTTTGTGTTCATGGCGATGGGCTATATTTTTGCGAAAACGGGGTTTTTCAGTAGAGAAACTATCAAAGAAATGACTGGGTTTGTAATGTATGTTGTGGGTTCAAGCGTTATTATCAACGCTTTTAATAGACCCGTTACGCCAGTGCTTTTGAACAATTTTGCAATGACTGCCTTCGCTGCGGTGGTTTTGATGGGTTCATCTATTTTGATTTCTCATTTTTTGTTCAAATTTGATAGATTTTCGAAGAACGAAAACATAAGTACGTACAAATTCGCATCGGTTTACAGCAATTGTGGTTTCATGGGAATTCCTCTGATTGAAGCGTTGCTTGGTGCGGATGGGACTTTTTTCGCAATTCCTTATTTGGCAGTGTTCAATATTTTGTTGTGGAGTCATGGAATTGGTTTGTATGAGATGACTGGAAATGGCAAGATTCAATGGAACAAAGTTGTGAAAAATCCTTGTATTATTTCGTCTGTTTTGGGATTTGTTTTGTTTTTCTTCGGGGTTATTTATAAAATGCCGAATGTTGTGACGAAGCCTGTTTATTATTTGGCTAGTATGAATACTCCTCTTAGCATGATAATTATCGGCGCAAATTTCGTGAGTATTACAGAGCCTTTTCACAAAGACAAGATGGCGTGGGAAGTTTCTTTTATCAGAAATATTTTGTTTCCGTTGATTTATATTGCGATTTTGTTTGTTATTCCGATGAATACAGATGCAAAGATTGCAACGTTGGCGATGGCATCAGCTCCGATTGCAGGAGTAAGTGTGCTTTTCTGTTTGATGTTTAATAAATCTACGGATTTTCCATCGAGGGCTTTGTGTTTGTCGACGATATTTTCGGTGGTGACTTTGCCGGTTATAATTTTGATTGGTAGTTTAATCCTTTAA
- a CDS encoding transaldolase, whose amino-acid sequence MNKINTKIYSDGAVLEDMLESLASKKVTGFTTNPSLMKKAGITDYVEFAKKVLAEITEYPVSFEVFSDDLETMEKEADKISSLGDNVYVKIPVTTSNGTSTAPLLKKLSSKGIKLNVTAIFTVDQVREVVNNLTDNVPSIVSVFAGRIADTGVDPMPIMKESLEICKTKKGCELLWASPREVFNIYQANELGVDIITCTPAIIKKLSLMGKDLNEYSLDTVKTFCKDSKELGFSIL is encoded by the coding sequence ATGAATAAAATTAATACAAAAATTTACTCAGACGGTGCAGTATTAGAAGACATGCTAGAATCATTGGCATCAAAAAAAGTAACAGGATTCACAACTAATCCATCATTAATGAAAAAAGCTGGAATTACTGATTACGTTGAATTTGCCAAGAAAGTTCTAGCTGAAATTACAGAATATCCAGTATCATTTGAAGTATTTTCTGATGATTTGGAAACAATGGAAAAAGAAGCAGACAAAATCTCATCATTGGGAGACAATGTTTACGTTAAAATTCCAGTAACTACAAGCAATGGAACATCAACTGCTCCATTATTGAAAAAACTTAGCTCAAAAGGAATCAAACTTAACGTAACAGCGATCTTCACAGTGGATCAAGTAAGAGAAGTGGTAAACAACTTGACTGACAATGTTCCAAGCATCGTTTCAGTATTTGCCGGAAGAATTGCAGACACAGGCGTTGATCCAATGCCAATCATGAAAGAATCATTGGAAATTTGCAAAACTAAAAAAGGTTGCGAATTGTTGTGGGCATCTCCAAGAGAAGTGTTCAACATTTACCAAGCAAATGAATTGGGAGTAGACATCATCACATGTACTCCTGCAATCATCAAGAAACTTTCATTGATGGGAAAAGATTTGAACGAATATTCACTAGACACAGTGAAAACATTCTGCAAAGATTCAAAAGAATTAGGATTTTCAATTCTTTAA